A window of Oxobacter pfennigii contains these coding sequences:
- a CDS encoding response regulator transcription factor yields MRLLLVEDEKRLSDALVYILKKHKYLVDAAYDGEDGEDMACTEIYDLIILDRMLPKKEGIDILRNIRSRGIKTPVLFLTARDTIENRVEGLDAGADDYLVKPFSTEELLARVRALSRRQGEILMDKSLHIGNVTLDPSHCEASIGEKISIKLTLKECQLLELLMKNKGRVITKEQILDRVWGFDIDANFNNVEIYVHYLRKKLDDGAATIRIATIRGIGYSLEEKSNV; encoded by the coding sequence GTGAGACTATTACTGGTAGAAGACGAAAAGCGGCTCTCAGATGCCCTGGTATACATATTGAAGAAACATAAATACTTGGTTGACGCAGCCTATGACGGCGAAGATGGAGAAGATATGGCGTGTACGGAAATTTACGATCTTATAATATTGGACAGGATGCTGCCTAAAAAAGAAGGCATAGATATATTGAGGAATATCAGATCCCGGGGAATTAAAACTCCTGTACTTTTTCTGACTGCCAGAGATACCATAGAAAACAGGGTGGAAGGCCTGGATGCAGGAGCCGATGACTATTTGGTGAAGCCTTTTTCCACCGAAGAGCTTCTGGCAAGGGTGAGGGCTCTTTCAAGAAGACAGGGAGAGATATTGATGGACAAAAGCCTGCACATAGGGAATGTAACCCTTGATCCCTCTCACTGCGAAGCTTCAATCGGAGAAAAGATATCTATAAAGCTTACGCTAAAAGAATGCCAGCTTCTAGAGCTCTTAATGAAAAATAAAGGGCGGGTTATTACCAAAGAGCAAATACTTGACAGGGTGTGGGGATTTGATATAGATGCGAATTTTAATAATGTTGAAATATATGTTCATTATCTGAGAAAAAAATTGGATGACGGTGCTGCAACTATCCGTATTGCCACAATACGGGGAATAGGCTACAGCCTGGAGGAGAAAAGTAATGTTTGA
- a CDS encoding sensor histidine kinase, whose amino-acid sequence MFDRLKLKLTLANVAVVVLIFIIVFTGVYITMYRSITGQSNQLLNMLTYNIVNGGDLQDPKFLRLLGNQDFFIADISNSGEITGLNSSQLILPLTDEYIHELVGKAMMQNGNNKNLLKFFSITDLPETSQTIIIMKLSTIQSSTGYTYLTEVLKKADNSLSIIFINVDYETSLLSSLRFNLVIVALVGLCLVFIGSLFMAGKAVKPIKEAWEKQKNFTADASHELRTPLSVIQANLELVMENKYDTVESQYKWLENIYWESNHMTKLTGDLLLLARADSGQKLLEMENLLLSSSIEEAAAPFVPVAHEKNIKMDFSIEPNVTFFGDELRLKQLAVILIDNAVKYTPSGGSISLGLKNNRDNIEITVSDTGEGIDKEHLDKIFERFYRVDKARNSENGGTGLGLSIACWIVKEHHGTISVNSALGKGTTFNVMLPKNIK is encoded by the coding sequence ATGTTTGATAGGCTTAAGTTAAAGCTCACACTGGCAAATGTAGCCGTAGTTGTTTTAATCTTTATAATTGTCTTTACAGGTGTTTATATTACAATGTACAGATCTATAACCGGCCAATCAAACCAGCTCTTAAACATGTTGACTTACAACATTGTAAACGGGGGGGATCTTCAAGACCCTAAATTTTTGAGGCTCCTTGGAAACCAGGACTTTTTTATCGCCGATATATCAAATTCAGGAGAGATAACCGGTCTCAATAGCAGCCAGCTTATCCTGCCCTTAACAGACGAATATATTCATGAACTTGTTGGCAAAGCAATGATGCAGAACGGTAATAACAAGAATCTGCTTAAATTTTTTAGTATTACCGATCTTCCTGAAACCAGCCAAACAATTATTATAATGAAGCTCAGTACAATACAATCCAGTACAGGATATACTTATCTTACCGAGGTTTTAAAAAAGGCAGACAACAGCCTATCCATAATATTTATCAATGTTGATTATGAGACCAGCCTGTTGAGTTCGCTGCGATTTAATCTTGTTATAGTGGCACTGGTCGGCCTTTGCCTGGTATTCATAGGGAGCCTGTTCATGGCAGGCAAAGCTGTAAAACCCATTAAAGAAGCCTGGGAAAAACAGAAAAACTTCACTGCCGATGCCTCCCACGAGCTCAGGACACCTCTCTCAGTCATTCAGGCTAATCTGGAGCTTGTAATGGAAAATAAGTATGATACCGTTGAAAGCCAATATAAATGGCTGGAAAATATATATTGGGAAAGCAATCATATGACTAAACTGACCGGCGATTTGCTGCTTCTTGCCAGGGCTGATTCAGGTCAAAAGCTTTTGGAAATGGAAAACCTTTTATTAAGTTCATCAATTGAAGAAGCTGCAGCCCCTTTTGTGCCTGTTGCCCATGAAAAGAATATAAAGATGGACTTTTCAATTGAGCCAAATGTGACTTTTTTTGGTGATGAATTAAGGTTAAAGCAGCTGGCAGTTATTTTAATAGACAATGCAGTTAAATATACACCTTCAGGAGGCAGCATATCCCTTGGACTCAAAAATAACAGGGACAACATAGAAATAACTGTTTCAGATACCGGAGAAGGTATAGATAAAGAACACCTTGATAAAATATTCGAGCGCTTCTACCGGGTTGATAAAGCAAGGAATAGCGAAAATGGAGGCACCGGCCTCGGGCTTTCAATTGCATGCTGGATAGTAAAAGAGCATCATGGTACAATTAGTGTCAACAGTGCATTAGGGAAGGGCACAACATTTAACGTTATGCTTCCCAAAAATATTAAATAG
- a CDS encoding ABC transporter ATP-binding protein, giving the protein MANLSLKHIYKTYAGNVTAVKDFNLEIEDKEFIILVGPSGCGKTTTLRMIAGLEEITSGELLIGDRLVNDVAPKDRDIAMVFQNYALYPHMSVYDNMSFGLKLRKISKAEIDRRVKDAAKILDIEHLMDRKPKALSGGQRQRVAIGRAIVREPKVFLMDEPLSNLDAKLRVQMRTEISKLHKRLATTFVYVTHDQTEAMTMGTRIVVMKDGLVQQVGSPQFIYNYPVNIFVAGFIGSPQMNFIESRAMEKVGRVFIEFKGFILPLSHDRAQVVKEKGYVGKDIVIGIRPEDLYDDEIFLNGHPECIINAGVDVTELIGSETYLYLNISGVELTARVGAQSKAKPGDVISLSFDMSMVHIFDKETGQNIF; this is encoded by the coding sequence ATGGCAAATTTATCCCTGAAGCATATTTATAAAACATATGCAGGTAATGTTACCGCAGTAAAGGATTTCAATCTTGAAATAGAGGATAAGGAATTTATCATACTGGTAGGTCCGTCCGGATGCGGAAAGACCACTACCCTTAGAATGATTGCAGGTCTTGAGGAAATAACTTCAGGAGAACTTTTAATAGGTGACAGGCTGGTTAATGATGTAGCACCCAAAGACAGGGATATAGCCATGGTCTTTCAGAACTATGCACTGTACCCTCATATGTCCGTTTATGACAATATGTCATTTGGCCTGAAATTGAGGAAGATATCAAAAGCAGAAATAGACAGGAGGGTAAAAGATGCCGCAAAGATATTGGATATTGAGCATTTGATGGACAGAAAACCAAAGGCATTATCAGGCGGCCAGAGACAGAGGGTCGCCATTGGCCGTGCCATAGTAAGAGAGCCTAAGGTATTTTTAATGGATGAGCCTCTTTCAAATCTTGACGCAAAATTGAGAGTTCAGATGAGGACTGAAATTTCAAAGCTTCATAAAAGGCTGGCCACAACCTTCGTATATGTTACCCATGATCAGACAGAGGCCATGACTATGGGTACAAGGATAGTCGTTATGAAAGACGGATTGGTGCAGCAGGTTGGCAGCCCCCAGTTTATATATAATTATCCGGTTAATATTTTTGTTGCCGGGTTTATAGGCAGTCCCCAGATGAACTTTATTGAGTCAAGAGCCATGGAAAAAGTCGGAAGGGTATTTATAGAATTCAAGGGGTTCATACTTCCACTGTCCCATGACAGGGCCCAGGTTGTTAAGGAAAAAGGTTATGTGGGAAAGGATATAGTGATAGGAATAAGGCCTGAGGACCTTTATGATGATGAAATATTCCTGAACGGGCATCCGGAATGTATAATTAATGCCGGGGTTGATGTAACGGAACTTATAGGCTCTGAGACATATCTGTACCTCAATATATCCGGTGTGGAGCTGACTGCCAGGGTGGGTGCACAGTCCAAAGCAAAGCCCGGAGATGTCATAAGCTTAAGTTTTGATATGTCAATGGTCCATATATTTGATAAGGAAACAGGACAGAACATATTCTAA
- a CDS encoding substrate-binding domain-containing protein — MDENSALTPQEVADILKIAKNTVYELIKRGELNAYRVGKKVRVDVKDVEEYKNRTKSIKSDSHLGNFNERSGAGSLITEEFIRSGGFVICGQDVMLDILSRYLQMHPHGIQALRAYVGSYNGLYELYQGNVQIATAHLWDGDTGEYNVPYVKRMIPGVPAVIIHLAGRLQGFYVTKGNPKGIKGWEDLKRNDITIINREKGSGTRVLLDEHLRKLGISGRNIKGYDRESTSHLAIASTVARGGADIGIGNEKSGLQVKGIDFIPLQTERYDMIIKKEDIEKAPFKTVLEIIRSREFKTELEGIGGYDLKDLGKLVAET; from the coding sequence ATGGATGAGAATTCTGCTTTAACCCCACAAGAAGTAGCAGATATATTGAAAATTGCGAAGAACACTGTTTATGAGCTAATTAAGCGAGGAGAACTAAATGCCTACAGGGTAGGTAAAAAGGTAAGAGTAGATGTAAAAGATGTAGAGGAATATAAGAACAGGACAAAAAGTATAAAAAGCGACAGCCATCTGGGTAATTTTAATGAACGAAGTGGAGCCGGTTCATTAATAACTGAAGAATTTATAAGGAGCGGAGGTTTTGTAATATGCGGACAGGATGTTATGTTAGATATTTTATCACGTTATCTTCAAATGCATCCTCACGGTATCCAGGCCTTGCGAGCTTATGTGGGAAGCTATAACGGACTTTATGAATTGTATCAGGGAAATGTTCAAATAGCCACAGCTCACCTGTGGGATGGTGATACAGGGGAGTATAATGTACCGTACGTAAAAAGAATGATTCCAGGGGTTCCGGCAGTAATAATACATCTTGCCGGCCGCCTTCAGGGTTTCTACGTTACAAAGGGCAATCCTAAAGGGATAAAAGGCTGGGAAGATTTAAAAAGAAATGATATAACCATAATTAACCGTGAAAAAGGAAGCGGGACAAGAGTTTTGTTGGATGAGCATTTAAGAAAGCTTGGAATTTCAGGGCGAAATATTAAAGGATATGACCGTGAAAGCACATCCCATCTTGCCATTGCCAGTACCGTTGCCCGGGGAGGTGCAGATATAGGTATTGGCAACGAAAAGTCGGGACTGCAGGTAAAAGGCATTGATTTTATACCTCTGCAGACGGAAAGATATGACATGATAATAAAAAAAGAGGATATTGAAAAGGCCCCTTTTAAAACAGTACTTGAAATAATCCGTTCCAGAGAATTCAAAACAGAGCTTGAAGGAATAGGCGGATATGATTTAAAAGATTTAGGTAAATTAGTCGCAGAGACATAA
- the modA gene encoding molybdate ABC transporter substrate-binding protein, protein MKNLKKIVLSLVTIALLVLMVACGQSGNQHAATPIPTVTPEPTQAAEPVNLTVSAAASLTDAMEEIKAAYINENPNVTIDYIFASSGSLQQQIENGAEVDVFLSAAVKQMDALKNKGLLIDETRKDFLENKVVLIVPKNSTSVTGFKDLTSEAVKQIGLGEPTSVPVGQYSEEILKNLNLLDSIKSKVVYGKDVREVLTWVETSNADAGMVYETDAKISDKVKIVAHAPEGSHVPVYYPAAVIKASKNVDAATDFVNFLYSEKAKPIFEKYGFAFMVK, encoded by the coding sequence ATGAAAAACTTAAAAAAGATAGTGTTATCGCTTGTAACTATCGCTCTTTTGGTGTTAATGGTTGCCTGCGGCCAATCAGGTAATCAGCATGCAGCAACACCTATCCCTACTGTAACGCCTGAACCTACACAGGCTGCAGAACCTGTTAATTTGACAGTATCAGCGGCTGCAAGCTTGACAGATGCCATGGAAGAAATAAAAGCTGCTTACATAAATGAGAATCCAAATGTCACTATTGATTATATTTTTGCTTCTTCCGGTTCATTGCAGCAGCAAATTGAAAACGGTGCCGAGGTTGATGTATTCTTATCTGCAGCAGTCAAGCAGATGGATGCTCTAAAAAACAAAGGATTGTTAATAGACGAGACACGTAAGGATTTTTTGGAAAACAAAGTGGTTCTCATAGTTCCGAAAAATTCCACAAGTGTTACCGGTTTCAAGGACTTAACTTCAGAAGCTGTTAAGCAAATAGGCTTGGGTGAACCAACAAGTGTTCCTGTAGGCCAGTATTCCGAAGAAATATTAAAAAATCTTAATCTTTTAGACTCAATCAAGTCCAAGGTTGTGTACGGCAAAGACGTAAGAGAAGTATTGACTTGGGTGGAAACTTCCAATGCCGATGCAGGAATGGTATATGAGACGGATGCTAAAATATCTGACAAAGTAAAAATCGTTGCCCATGCTCCCGAAGGATCTCATGTCCCTGTTTATTATCCGGCTGCTGTTATTAAGGCAAGTAAAAACGTTGACGCTGCCACAGATTTTGTTAATTTCCTGTACAGTGAAAAAGCTAAACCAATATTCGAAAAATACGGATTTGCATTTATGGTAAAATAA
- the modB gene encoding molybdate ABC transporter permease subunit, with protein sequence MDFSPLWISIKTAVTATIITFFLGIAAAWFVAGYRGKLKGVIDGILTLPMVLPPTVMGFCLLVFFGRNGPVGNFLYSLGIQIIFSWSATVIAASVVAFPLMYKTARGAFEQVDRNLIYAARTLGVSEWKIFWRVTVPIAWPGIAAGAVLSFARSLGEFGATLMIAGNVPRKTQTIPMAIFFAAEGGQMEKAYLWVILIFLISLVVMTLMNYWTEYQRRMLTNMGRK encoded by the coding sequence ATGGACTTTTCACCTCTATGGATTTCTATAAAAACCGCAGTTACTGCGACTATAATAACTTTCTTTCTCGGAATTGCCGCAGCATGGTTTGTGGCAGGATATAGGGGTAAATTAAAAGGCGTTATTGACGGTATACTTACATTGCCAATGGTGCTTCCGCCTACAGTAATGGGATTTTGCCTTCTGGTTTTTTTCGGAAGAAATGGTCCCGTTGGAAACTTCCTTTATTCTTTAGGCATCCAGATTATTTTCTCTTGGTCAGCTACTGTTATTGCGGCTTCAGTTGTGGCATTCCCTCTGATGTATAAAACAGCCCGGGGAGCATTTGAGCAAGTAGACAGAAATTTGATTTATGCGGCAAGAACTCTTGGTGTATCCGAGTGGAAAATATTCTGGAGGGTAACTGTTCCTATAGCATGGCCCGGCATAGCAGCCGGTGCCGTGCTTTCCTTTGCAAGATCCTTAGGGGAATTTGGCGCCACACTTATGATTGCAGGTAATGTCCCTCGTAAGACTCAAACCATACCTATGGCAATTTTCTTTGCCGCAGAAGGCGGCCAAATGGAAAAGGCATATTTATGGGTAATTTTGATTTTCTTAATCTCTCTTGTTGTCATGACACTTATGAATTATTGGACAGAATACCAGAGAAGAATGTTAACTAACATGGGGAGGAAATAG
- a CDS encoding sulfate/molybdate ABC transporter ATP-binding protein produces the protein MDLYVDIRKKLPGFTLDVKFESGSAALGLLGASGSGKSMTLRCIAGLEKPDSGKIILNGRVLFDSEKGINIPSRKRKIGILFQNYALFPNMTVEENIGFALENLDKTKRNETIGKNIEMIRLQGLEKRYPFQLSGGQQQRVALARALAIEPEALLLDEPFSALDDHLRNHMVKQLMDTLNDYHGVTLFVTHNMEEAYRICKNLVILTNGSVEAKGGKEELFQTPPTFISAQLTGCKNISSAGFSSPYEVNAHDWGITIKTDSLLTQNIKYVGIQSHYIRLACENDEENIFSCWPSYISEAPFKTNIYLSLNKEPSDRDDYQLQWEISREEWINIKERALPWNIYVDPLKLIILDK, from the coding sequence ATGGATTTGTATGTGGACATAAGAAAAAAACTCCCGGGCTTTACTCTGGATGTCAAATTTGAATCAGGTTCAGCCGCCTTAGGCTTGCTTGGAGCTTCCGGTTCAGGAAAAAGCATGACCTTAAGATGTATAGCAGGCTTGGAAAAGCCCGACAGCGGCAAAATTATATTAAATGGCCGCGTTTTGTTTGATTCTGAAAAAGGAATAAACATACCCAGCAGAAAACGTAAGATAGGAATTTTGTTTCAAAATTATGCACTGTTTCCTAATATGACAGTGGAAGAAAATATAGGATTTGCACTGGAAAATCTGGACAAGACAAAACGCAACGAAACAATTGGTAAAAATATAGAAATGATAAGGCTTCAAGGATTGGAAAAAAGATATCCCTTTCAATTATCCGGCGGACAGCAGCAAAGAGTAGCCTTAGCGCGCGCGCTTGCCATCGAGCCGGAAGCACTGCTCTTAGATGAGCCCTTTTCGGCTTTGGATGACCATTTAAGAAACCATATGGTCAAACAATTAATGGACACATTAAATGATTATCACGGTGTCACCCTTTTTGTGACGCATAACATGGAGGAAGCCTACAGGATATGTAAAAATCTCGTTATTTTGACCAACGGGAGTGTAGAAGCAAAAGGCGGAAAAGAAGAATTGTTCCAAACTCCTCCAACCTTTATATCTGCACAATTGACAGGATGTAAAAATATTTCTTCAGCAGGCTTTTCATCTCCCTATGAGGTAAATGCCCATGATTGGGGAATAACCATTAAAACTGACAGCTTGCTTACTCAAAATATAAAATATGTGGGCATACAGTCCCATTATATAAGATTAGCATGCGAAAATGACGAGGAAAACATATTTAGCTGCTGGCCCAGCTATATAAGTGAAGCACCCTTTAAAACCAATATATATTTATCTCTTAACAAAGAACCTTCTGACAGGGATGATTATCAGCTTCAATGGGAGATCTCCAGGGAAGAATGGATAAATATTAAAGAAAGAGCTCTGCCATGGAATATATATGTTGATCCTTTAAAACTTATAATTCTTGATAAATAA
- a CDS encoding helix-turn-helix domain-containing protein, producing the protein MYRLPLFALIYNTDDEIDLIREKLHQDKSKRMRIRYLVILSHLHGHQNIDIAITLGLCPHTVGTYIRKYKRGGLENLVPAPIPGAPRMLTKDQERQIIELLTTKTPKEAGFPHKKNWNSLLVMEWIKNNFGIKYSHSGMVYALGRLSIKFSKSKSLCTDSGIFIKQSEKIAN; encoded by the coding sequence GTGTATAGATTACCGCTTTTTGCTTTGATTTATAATACTGACGATGAAATAGACCTTATAAGAGAAAAATTACATCAGGATAAAAGTAAACGTATGCGCATCAGATACCTTGTAATACTAAGTCATTTACATGGTCATCAGAATATTGACATAGCTATAACATTGGGGCTTTGCCCCCATACAGTTGGTACTTATATTCGCAAATATAAAAGAGGCGGCCTTGAAAATTTAGTTCCGGCTCCTATTCCCGGTGCACCACGAATGCTTACTAAAGATCAGGAAAGACAAATTATTGAACTGCTTACCACAAAAACCCCAAAAGAAGCCGGTTTTCCTCATAAAAAGAATTGGAATTCCCTTCTTGTAATGGAATGGATAAAAAATAATTTTGGTATAAAGTACAGTCATAGCGGTATGGTATATGCTTTAGGCAGGCTGAGCATTAAATTTTCAAAATCAAAATCCCTGTGTACAGACTCTGGTATATTTATTAAACAATCTGAAAAAATAGCGAACTAA
- a CDS encoding UvrD-helicase domain-containing protein — protein MFIADFHIHSKYSRATSKDCVPEILEFWARRKGIDVIGTGDFTHPAWREELKEKFVPTGDGLYVLKDQFRKDDKIAGPGFKPQFIVSGEISSIYKKNGRVRKVHNVVLLPSLEHAELISHKLEAIGNLHSDGRPILGLDSRDLLEIVLDICQDAIFIPAHIWTPHFSLYGAYSGFDDITECFEDLTGYIYALETGLSSDPPMNWRLSSLDNFTMVSNSDAHSPKNLAREASIFDTDMSYQCMLKALKNRSTKEFYGTIEFFPEEGKYHYDGHRACNVCCKPSDTKAAGGICPVCGGRITVGVLHRVEALADREEGFVPAGAKHFESIVPLYEVIASSIGYTVTSAKVKNQYDDMIKSLGTELYILREAPLKDIESASGVCIAEGIRRLRAGKVEVQPGFDGEYGKIKIIDKSEIDMLSGQLCFIEDINTYIKKAPLPKSIEDIKILDSEGEVATALDDTFPPEDGEDEVEIVSPDILYGLNEEQWKAVSSSEPAIAVIAGPGTGKTKTLVSRISYLVEKCGVLPSQITAVTFTNKAAKEMRLRLEKQFESKRIAGAMTIGTFHSICLQVLSRERGRNSINIIDEYNALSIIEEIIKDMKLKISPREALREISLLKNGTSGEGDNKKSDIDALYDLYRSQLKGYGVMDYDDILLEVLQEFENRNTEDILDKGLESSFSYLLVDEFQDINEIQYRLIKEWGRKCKNIFIIGDPDQSIYGFRGSDFRYFERFKNDFPDIRQVRLTKNYRSTPEIVASAKSVIAKKAEGADDRSLDAKRESGSKIRLIEARDGFSEALFITKEINRIIGGIDMIDAHAILAHHGKRNAEKHIKGFSDIAVLYRTNRQAEILEQCFIKEGIQYVVVGRDEFLSEKPVREAITFFKFLLNPEDMASLLLYLKAENIYSEDFNRKLMEDYALSEKSIASLIRVMEGVQLPLYKQGQPVNFIEMLKKYQSVISKEKPYKIIESWISDNSLSGVKSMEMLLNTAIMHSEMSSFIQNLVLGRESDIVRSGSKVYSQDAVSLMTIHGSKGLEFPIVFITGVNDGMIPLRNISHGFDTEEERRLFYVAMTRARDELILLTSSKPSPFIADISEEQLIRENAFEQKQVLEYKQVSLFD, from the coding sequence ATGTTTATTGCTGATTTTCATATACATTCAAAATATTCAAGAGCTACGAGCAAGGACTGCGTGCCTGAAATACTTGAATTCTGGGCACGGCGAAAGGGAATAGACGTCATCGGTACGGGTGATTTCACTCATCCGGCCTGGCGGGAGGAATTAAAGGAGAAGTTTGTACCCACAGGAGATGGGCTTTATGTCCTGAAAGATCAATTCCGTAAAGATGATAAAATTGCAGGGCCGGGCTTTAAACCTCAGTTTATTGTTTCTGGTGAAATTAGTTCCATATACAAAAAGAACGGAAGGGTAAGAAAGGTTCACAATGTTGTGCTCCTGCCAAGCTTAGAACATGCTGAATTAATATCTCACAAGCTTGAAGCCATAGGAAATTTGCACTCTGACGGCAGGCCTATATTGGGCCTTGACAGCCGGGATTTGCTTGAGATAGTACTTGATATATGCCAGGATGCCATATTCATACCTGCACATATATGGACTCCCCACTTTTCTCTATATGGTGCATATTCAGGCTTTGATGACATTACAGAGTGCTTTGAAGACCTCACCGGATATATATATGCGCTGGAAACAGGCCTTTCCTCAGACCCTCCAATGAATTGGCGCCTTTCTTCCCTGGATAACTTCACCATGGTTTCCAATTCTGATGCCCATTCTCCTAAAAACCTGGCAAGAGAGGCAAGTATTTTTGATACCGATATGTCTTATCAGTGTATGTTAAAGGCACTAAAAAACCGCAGTACAAAAGAATTTTACGGTACAATAGAGTTTTTTCCGGAGGAAGGCAAATACCACTATGACGGGCATAGGGCATGCAATGTATGCTGCAAACCTTCGGATACAAAAGCAGCGGGAGGTATATGCCCCGTATGCGGCGGCAGAATTACAGTGGGAGTGCTTCACAGGGTTGAAGCCCTTGCAGACAGGGAAGAAGGGTTTGTACCGGCGGGAGCAAAGCATTTTGAAAGCATTGTGCCTCTTTATGAGGTTATAGCATCCTCCATAGGTTACACTGTTACCAGCGCTAAGGTGAAGAACCAGTATGATGACATGATTAAGAGTCTTGGAACGGAGCTTTATATACTTCGTGAGGCGCCTCTAAAAGATATTGAATCAGCGTCAGGAGTGTGCATAGCTGAAGGGATACGAAGGTTAAGAGCCGGCAAGGTCGAAGTGCAACCCGGATTTGACGGGGAATACGGAAAGATTAAAATAATAGATAAAAGTGAAATAGACATGCTTTCAGGCCAGTTATGCTTTATTGAGGATATAAATACATATATTAAAAAGGCGCCGTTACCGAAATCAATTGAAGACATAAAGATTTTAGACAGTGAAGGGGAAGTTGCGACCGCTTTGGATGATACCTTTCCTCCAGAGGATGGTGAAGATGAGGTAGAAATTGTTTCACCGGATATTCTTTATGGATTAAATGAAGAACAGTGGAAAGCTGTCTCATCCTCTGAACCTGCAATTGCCGTAATCGCAGGACCAGGGACCGGAAAGACAAAAACACTTGTATCCCGTATTTCATATCTTGTTGAAAAATGCGGTGTACTCCCGTCACAGATAACTGCCGTTACTTTTACCAACAAAGCTGCAAAAGAGATGCGCCTTCGCTTAGAGAAGCAGTTTGAAAGCAAAAGGATAGCAGGCGCGATGACAATAGGCACATTCCACTCCATATGCCTTCAAGTTTTATCCAGAGAGCGGGGCAGGAATAGCATAAATATTATAGATGAATATAATGCCCTTTCAATAATTGAAGAAATAATAAAGGACATGAAATTGAAGATTTCTCCCCGGGAGGCCTTAAGAGAAATATCGCTCCTTAAGAACGGCACATCTGGGGAGGGAGACAATAAAAAATCAGATATTGATGCCTTATACGACTTGTACCGCTCTCAGCTTAAGGGTTATGGCGTAATGGATTATGATGATATACTCCTTGAAGTGCTTCAGGAATTTGAAAATAGAAATACGGAAGATATATTAGACAAGGGGCTTGAGAGTTCTTTTTCATATCTGCTGGTAGATGAGTTTCAAGATATTAACGAAATACAATACCGCTTGATAAAAGAGTGGGGCAGAAAATGTAAGAACATATTCATTATAGGCGACCCCGACCAGTCGATTTACGGTTTCAGAGGCTCGGATTTCCGCTATTTTGAAAGGTTTAAAAATGATTTTCCTGATATCCGGCAGGTCCGGTTGACTAAGAATTACCGATCGACCCCGGAGATAGTGGCTTCAGCGAAATCGGTAATTGCAAAGAAAGCAGAAGGGGCCGATGACCGCTCTCTTGATGCAAAAAGAGAAAGCGGCAGTAAAATACGACTTATAGAAGCACGGGACGGATTTTCGGAAGCGCTGTTTATTACAAAGGAAATAAACCGCATTATTGGCGGCATAGATATGATTGATGCACATGCGATATTGGCGCATCACGGGAAAAGAAATGCTGAAAAACATATAAAAGGATTTTCGGATATTGCTGTACTATACCGTACCAACCGGCAGGCAGAAATTCTGGAGCAGTGCTTTATAAAAGAGGGTATACAATATGTGGTTGTCGGGCGGGACGAGTTTCTTTCGGAAAAACCAGTCCGTGAGGCCATTACTTTTTTCAAATTTTTGCTTAACCCCGAAGATATGGCTTCATTATTACTATACCTTAAAGCAGAAAACATATATTCAGAAGACTTTAACCGAAAGCTTATGGAAGATTACGCTTTGAGCGAAAAAAGCATAGCATCTCTTATAAGGGTCATGGAAGGGGTTCAGCTGCCGCTGTATAAACAGGGTCAGCCTGTAAATTTTATAGAAATGCTGAAAAAATATCAATCTGTCATCAGCAAAGAAAAGCCATATAAGATAATAGAATCCTGGATTAGTGACAACAGCCTGTCAGGTGTAAAGTCCATGGAAATGCTTTTAAATACAGCCATTATGCATAGTGAAATGTCTTCTTTTATTCAAAATCTTGTGCTGGGCCGTGAAAGTGATATTGTCCGAAGCGGCAGCAAGGTTTATTCTCAGGATGCGGTTTCGCTGATGACTATCCACGGGTCAAAAGGCCTTGAATTTCCAATAGTGTTCATAACCGGTGTAAACGACGGTATGATTCCCTTAAGAAACATCAGCCATGGCTTTGATACTGAAGAAGAGAGACGACTTTTCTATGTGGCTATGACAAGAGCACGGGATGAGCTTATACTTTTGACGTCCAGCAAGCCATCTCCCTTTATTGCCGATATATCTGAAGAACAGCTTATACGGGAGAATGCTTTTGAACAAAAACAAGTATTGGAATATAAGCAGGTCAGTCTTTTTGACTGA